The Brevibacillus brevis genome contains a region encoding:
- a CDS encoding deoxynucleoside kinase, with protein MKSILITVEGPIGIGKTSLSRELSRACNLQLLEEIVYENPFLGKFYENIAEWSFQLEMFFLCNRYKQLQDIHSQFLNQGISVVSDYNIFKNTIFAKRTLQGDNLPKYLKIYDILTEDLPQAHLVIYMTASIETVMKRIAMRDREMERSMDVTYMENLIADYNEFMEAFEKHHPDTPVIKFDCDDLDFVHRPEDLKVVLDRIVPRIQEVMGQEG; from the coding sequence ATGAAGTCCATATTGATTACCGTTGAGGGACCTATCGGTATTGGGAAAACCTCTTTATCGCGGGAACTAAGCCGTGCATGCAACTTGCAGCTACTGGAAGAAATCGTCTACGAAAACCCGTTCCTAGGCAAATTTTATGAAAATATTGCCGAATGGAGCTTTCAGCTCGAGATGTTTTTCCTCTGCAATCGTTACAAGCAGTTGCAGGATATACATTCACAGTTCCTGAATCAAGGTATTTCCGTTGTTTCTGATTACAATATTTTCAAAAATACGATTTTTGCCAAACGGACGTTACAAGGTGATAACCTGCCAAAGTACCTCAAAATTTATGATATCCTGACAGAGGATTTGCCTCAGGCCCATTTGGTGATCTACATGACAGCTTCGATTGAGACCGTGATGAAGCGGATTGCGATGCGAGATCGTGAAATGGAGCGTAGTATGGATGTCACCTATATGGAGAACCTGATTGCTGACTACAACGAGTTTATGGAAGCGTTTGAAAAGCATCATCCGGATACGCCTGTCATCAAATTCGATTGTGACGATTTGGATTTCGTACATAGACCAGAAGATTTGAAGGTTGTACTGGATCGAATTGTGCCACGAATTCAAGAGGTGATGGGACAAGAAGGATAG
- a CDS encoding TetR/AcrR family transcriptional regulator — protein sequence MKMSKAEQKQQTIQKLIEVAREMFSRQGYADAAMEDIVKQAGVTRGALYHNFGSKEGLFQAVLASVQQEIGERVEAEAAKSDDPWQQLILGCLAFVSSAVEHRNKRILLIDGPSVIGWETWRRMDEENSMRHLKEQLQTMQEQGCLRPVSIDALTHLLSGAMNEAVLWISETPDHEKSLEEISAAMTLLLEGYRAK from the coding sequence ATGAAGATGTCCAAAGCAGAGCAAAAACAGCAGACGATACAAAAACTGATCGAAGTGGCAAGAGAGATGTTCTCCAGACAAGGCTACGCGGATGCCGCCATGGAAGACATCGTGAAACAAGCCGGGGTGACCCGTGGCGCACTGTACCATAACTTTGGGAGCAAAGAAGGATTATTTCAGGCAGTACTGGCTTCTGTCCAACAAGAAATCGGAGAGCGCGTAGAAGCTGAAGCTGCGAAAAGTGATGATCCTTGGCAACAATTGATCTTGGGTTGCTTGGCCTTTGTCTCCTCGGCCGTCGAACATCGCAACAAGCGGATATTGCTTATCGATGGCCCTTCTGTCATCGGGTGGGAAACGTGGCGACGAATGGACGAGGAAAACTCCATGCGGCATCTCAAGGAGCAGCTTCAAACGATGCAGGAGCAAGGGTGCCTACGACCCGTTTCCATCGATGCTCTGACGCATTTGCTGTCTGGTGCGATGAATGAAGCGGTGCTATGGATTTCGGAGACGCCTGATCATGAGAAGTCGCTTGAGGAAATTTCAGCAGCGATGACCCTTCTCTTGGAAGGATATCGCGCAAAATAA
- the hutH gene encoding histidine ammonia-lyase, translated as MNQQANVVKVDGDQLRIEDVVSIARRATHIQLTEEALNRVRASRAMVEKMVSQQEVVYGITTGFGKFSDVMIHDEDVSKLQENLIMSHACGMGDPYADEVVRAMMALRINALAKGYSGIREETLLQLVELCNRGVHPIIPQQGSLGASGDLAPLAHMVLVMLGKGEALVNGKRLSGKEALSEVGLSPIRLEAKEGLALINGTQAMTAQLCLALYDSRVLLESAELIAAMTIEALRGIPKAFDPQLHLVRPHPGQQESAKRLLQHLSGSKRTTAQGELRVQDPYSLRCLPQVHGATRDTLEYVWTTVTRECNSVTDNPILFTETGDVISGGNFHGQPMAFAADFLAIAIAELANISERRTERLVNPQLSGLPGFLTENGGLHSGFMITQYVAASIVSENKVLCHPASVDSIPSSANQEDHVSMGTTSARKLRTIVSNVTKVLAIEYLAAAQAIDFGSGDLGTGTARAYQQLRRVIPRLHEDREMHPDLVKAEELIQQGTLAFVTE; from the coding sequence ATGAATCAGCAAGCAAACGTTGTAAAAGTAGATGGGGATCAACTGCGTATTGAAGATGTTGTTTCCATTGCAAGAAGAGCCACACACATCCAATTGACCGAAGAAGCATTGAATCGTGTTCGTGCTTCACGTGCCATGGTAGAGAAAATGGTATCGCAGCAGGAAGTCGTATACGGAATCACCACTGGCTTCGGAAAATTCTCTGATGTCATGATCCACGATGAAGACGTAAGCAAGCTGCAAGAAAATTTGATTATGAGTCATGCTTGCGGGATGGGAGACCCTTATGCCGATGAAGTTGTCCGTGCAATGATGGCTTTGCGCATTAATGCATTGGCAAAGGGGTATTCGGGCATTCGGGAAGAAACATTGCTTCAGCTTGTAGAACTATGCAATCGAGGGGTTCATCCGATTATTCCTCAACAAGGATCCCTTGGTGCCAGTGGCGACCTAGCCCCTCTCGCTCATATGGTACTGGTCATGCTCGGCAAAGGTGAAGCGCTCGTCAATGGCAAGCGGCTATCCGGCAAAGAAGCACTGAGTGAAGTGGGTCTTTCTCCAATTCGACTGGAGGCAAAAGAAGGTCTGGCTCTGATTAACGGTACACAGGCGATGACTGCACAGCTTTGCCTCGCTTTGTATGATTCGCGAGTTCTGCTTGAAAGCGCTGAATTGATTGCGGCGATGACGATTGAAGCGCTGCGTGGAATTCCAAAAGCGTTTGATCCCCAGCTTCATCTCGTCCGCCCGCATCCAGGACAGCAGGAATCAGCAAAGCGCTTGCTCCAGCACTTATCCGGCAGCAAGCGAACGACTGCGCAGGGTGAGCTACGTGTCCAAGATCCTTACAGCCTTCGTTGCCTCCCGCAAGTGCACGGTGCAACTCGTGATACGCTGGAGTATGTATGGACCACAGTGACTCGTGAATGCAATAGCGTCACCGATAACCCTATCCTTTTTACAGAAACAGGCGATGTCATCTCCGGCGGGAATTTCCATGGTCAGCCAATGGCATTCGCAGCTGATTTTCTTGCCATTGCCATCGCCGAGCTGGCAAATATTTCCGAAAGACGCACCGAACGTCTCGTCAATCCACAGCTAAGTGGGCTTCCCGGATTCTTAACCGAAAATGGCGGGCTCCATTCTGGATTTATGATCACGCAATATGTAGCCGCTTCCATTGTTTCTGAAAACAAAGTGCTCTGCCATCCCGCATCGGTCGATTCGATTCCATCATCTGCCAATCAGGAGGACCATGTCAGCATGGGAACGACTTCTGCTCGCAAGCTTCGCACGATCGTATCGAATGTCACCAAGGTGCTTGCCATTGAATATTTGGCAGCAGCACAAGCTATCGATTTTGGTTCGGGAGATCTCGGGACCGGCACAGCGAGAGCCTATCAGCAATTGCGCCGAGTGATTCCCCGCCTGCATGAAGACCGCGAAATGCATCCTGATCTCGTAAAGGCTGAAGAGCTGATCCAGCAAGGGACACTCGCGTTTGTCACGGAATAA
- a CDS encoding sigma-70 family RNA polymerase sigma factor, with amino-acid sequence MLEEGEKVNLEQLVSRAKDGDDDAFFQLVSLHKEQLYKIAFAFLRNETDALEAIQEATCRSYLKLARLKQPAYFRTWLTRILIHICLDEQKRRKRIILDPMEDDVESRASIPMDDQNVERIQIEEALARLSPNYRHIIILKYFEDRTIRDIAEVLGHPEGTIKTWLHKALGALRKDLGKGW; translated from the coding sequence ATGCTAGAGGAGGGGGAAAAAGTGAATCTGGAACAGCTCGTTTCACGCGCAAAAGATGGAGATGATGATGCCTTTTTTCAACTCGTCAGCCTTCATAAAGAACAATTATATAAAATCGCCTTCGCCTTTCTTCGTAACGAGACGGATGCATTGGAAGCCATTCAGGAAGCGACGTGCCGTTCCTATCTCAAGCTGGCACGATTGAAACAGCCTGCGTATTTTCGTACTTGGCTGACGCGCATCCTTATTCATATTTGTCTGGATGAACAAAAGCGGCGAAAACGGATCATCTTGGATCCCATGGAGGATGACGTTGAAAGTCGCGCAAGTATTCCTATGGACGACCAGAATGTCGAGCGTATTCAAATCGAAGAGGCTCTCGCTCGTCTCAGTCCGAATTATCGCCACATCATTATTTTGAAATATTTTGAAGATCGGACGATACGCGATATTGCAGAAGTACTCGGTCATCCGGAAGGTACCATCAAAACTTGGCTGCATAAGGCTTTGGGTGCACTCCGCAAAGATCTCGGGAAAGGCTGGTGA
- a CDS encoding 4a-hydroxytetrahydrobiopterin dehydratase encodes MSKLSLEQVKLYLSKVPGWKLVEDRMALSRTYHCRDFSTAISFVNRVAEMLEHDNQHVEIHLAGGTVTFTLATREAKGLTGKDFALAQTISKVS; translated from the coding sequence ATGAGCAAGCTGTCTTTGGAACAGGTCAAATTGTATCTGAGCAAGGTACCTGGCTGGAAGCTGGTAGAAGACCGAATGGCACTATCACGCACGTACCACTGTCGTGACTTTTCCACTGCGATCAGTTTCGTCAACCGGGTGGCAGAGATGCTTGAGCATGACAATCAGCACGTGGAAATTCATTTGGCAGGGGGAACGGTCACATTTACGTTAGCCACCCGCGAGGCAAAAGGTTTAACTGGCAAAGATTTTGCGTTAGCCCAGACCATCAGCAAAGTGAGCTAA
- a CDS encoding thiol-disulfide oxidoreductase DCC family protein yields the protein MEGCLMKAGRELDHPDYLLLFDGVCHLCHGAVQFILKRDPHGHIHFASLQSQRAQEILSHYSYQEKDMSSVVFIANGQLYTKSDAILHVGRKLQGVWPLLSNAARLIPRPIRDPIYDWVARNRYRWMGKAEQCMLPTPQIRSRFLD from the coding sequence ATGGAGGGCTGTCTCATGAAAGCAGGCAGAGAACTGGACCATCCTGACTACCTGTTGCTGTTTGATGGGGTTTGTCATCTGTGCCACGGTGCTGTGCAGTTTATTTTGAAGCGTGATCCGCATGGGCACATTCACTTTGCTTCCTTGCAATCACAGAGAGCACAGGAAATTTTGTCTCATTACAGCTATCAGGAAAAAGACATGTCCTCCGTGGTTTTTATTGCCAACGGACAGCTATATACAAAGTCTGATGCGATCTTGCACGTTGGCCGCAAGCTTCAAGGTGTATGGCCTCTGTTGTCAAACGCAGCTCGGCTCATCCCTAGACCTATCCGCGATCCGATTTATGATTGGGTGGCGAGAAATCGTTATCGGTGGATGGGCAAAGCAGAACAATGCATGCTTCCTACCCCGCAGATCAGATCCCGCTTTTTAGATTAA
- a CDS encoding class I SAM-dependent methyltransferase codes for MAEEWFERSFREDYVLVYRHRDDSAADGEIANLLERLPVKDTGRVLDLCCGSGRHSRALARRGYEVVGVDLSPVLLQLAEEQNTYPQLSFARCDMRDIPFHEEFDIVVNLFTSFGYFSTDEENANVIRNMAQALKTKGEVVIDFLNAAYVIDNLVPHSTKEVSGLLIKEERWIQDGFVKKRILISDESSNEPREYMEQVRLFSAQQMMAMLAEAGFEQIQVFGNYQFDEYVAHESPRMIFYAVKQ; via the coding sequence ATGGCAGAAGAATGGTTTGAACGCAGCTTTCGCGAAGATTATGTGCTTGTGTATCGTCATAGGGACGATTCGGCAGCAGATGGAGAGATCGCTAATCTGTTGGAAAGATTGCCGGTAAAGGACACAGGACGCGTACTTGATCTTTGCTGCGGGAGCGGGCGTCATTCGCGTGCGCTGGCTCGCCGGGGGTATGAAGTAGTTGGTGTGGATTTGTCGCCTGTTCTCTTACAGTTGGCTGAGGAACAAAACACCTATCCACAGCTAAGTTTTGCCCGCTGTGACATGCGCGACATTCCGTTTCACGAAGAATTTGATATCGTGGTGAATTTGTTTACCAGCTTTGGTTATTTCTCCACCGATGAAGAAAATGCTAACGTTATTCGTAACATGGCACAAGCGCTCAAAACAAAAGGTGAAGTGGTCATCGATTTTTTAAATGCAGCGTACGTTATCGATAATCTCGTGCCGCACTCTACGAAGGAAGTCAGTGGGCTGTTGATTAAAGAAGAACGCTGGATCCAGGATGGATTTGTGAAAAAGCGGATACTGATTTCTGACGAGTCATCGAACGAACCGCGTGAGTATATGGAGCAGGTTCGCTTGTTTTCTGCTCAGCAAATGATGGCGATGCTTGCAGAGGCGGGATTCGAACAAATTCAAGTATTTGGAAATTATCAGTTTGACGAATATGTGGCCCATGAATCACCTCGAATGATTTTTTATGCCGTGAAGCAATAG
- a CDS encoding VOC family protein, producing MKVNSFYPVILTEQVEASSKFYQQHFGFEMVFEADWYVSLQNQSSTPPFELAILAPSHNTIPQGFRKPVDGGLILNFEVDDVDAEYERLIVKAGLPLHLDIRDEDFGQRHFITSDPNGILLDIIKVIPPTEAFADSYVDPVSSGMK from the coding sequence ATGAAAGTGAACAGCTTTTATCCTGTTATCTTGACAGAACAAGTTGAGGCTAGCTCGAAGTTTTATCAACAGCACTTTGGATTTGAAATGGTTTTCGAAGCAGACTGGTATGTGAGCCTGCAAAATCAGAGCAGCACTCCGCCATTTGAGCTAGCCATCTTGGCTCCTTCTCACAACACGATTCCTCAAGGGTTCCGAAAGCCCGTAGATGGCGGTCTTATCCTTAATTTCGAAGTCGATGATGTTGACGCTGAATACGAGAGACTTATTGTGAAAGCAGGTCTTCCTCTCCATCTCGACATTAGAGACGAGGATTTCGGTCAGCGGCATTTTATTACATCCGATCCGAATGGCATTTTGCTTGATATCATAAAGGTAATCCCGCCTACTGAAGCATTTGCTGACAGTTATGTTGATCCTGTTTCATCTGGCATGAAATAA
- a CDS encoding DUF3109 family protein, with amino-acid sequence MKTKRAFRYVGTPDSMSDKEAYHCEKYIKKNKHSLVRAGQYLVDVTALHALFHLDCWNCRTVHRETCCEGGQPYAVEEWQIPIMEGEIPSISAGLQDESERNHWLTHGVWDRNERPGTIRMRHGNCLFYQENNGRYGCAIHAYAEQAGREVEPLKPFSCQLYPIDLIDTGEGILLTAVTNETSSFSRWGTDYLEQFYCASPARRELATHIDDKLFALDGYRPAYEWNLPLLRYILQEEAERIEGMLASSYQLER; translated from the coding sequence ATGAAAACGAAGCGAGCTTTTCGTTATGTAGGTACGCCCGATTCCATGTCTGATAAAGAGGCGTACCACTGCGAAAAATATATAAAGAAAAACAAGCATTCCTTGGTGAGAGCAGGACAATATTTGGTTGATGTAACAGCCCTCCACGCTTTGTTTCACTTGGACTGTTGGAATTGCAGGACGGTCCATCGCGAGACCTGCTGTGAGGGTGGACAACCGTACGCTGTAGAAGAATGGCAGATTCCGATCATGGAGGGGGAAATCCCCTCTATCTCTGCTGGACTTCAGGATGAGTCCGAACGCAATCATTGGCTTACGCATGGGGTATGGGATCGCAATGAGCGTCCAGGAACCATTCGCATGCGGCATGGCAATTGTCTTTTTTATCAAGAAAACAATGGGCGTTACGGCTGTGCGATCCATGCTTATGCCGAGCAGGCTGGTCGTGAAGTTGAGCCTCTCAAGCCATTTAGCTGTCAACTGTATCCAATTGATTTGATTGATACAGGGGAGGGGATTCTGTTAACGGCAGTTACCAATGAAACGTCGTCCTTTTCCAGATGGGGTACGGATTATTTGGAGCAGTTTTACTGTGCCAGCCCGGCTCGCCGAGAGCTTGCCACGCACATAGATGACAAGCTGTTTGCTTTAGACGGCTATCGCCCAGCCTATGAGTGGAATCTCCCTTTGTTACGTTACATTTTGCAAGAAGAGGCAGAGAGAATAGAAGGCATGCTTGCGAGCAGCTATCAATTGGAACGTTGA
- the uvsE gene encoding UV DNA damage repair endonuclease UvsE, whose product MIRMGYACISVKTKNNPNKKTTVAQVNKLDPQARLKKLRQVMQVNFFNLMDLLAYNVENNIFLYRLPSEFVPLATHPVAAEWDWAKEFAWDFQKAGNYIRNHGIRLTAHPGHYSILNSDKPSVLESTIADFSYHAKVFDLLGLDDNSVLVTHVGGVYEDKASSLDRFASNFERLPENVKRRLVVENDDTSFTMREVLELCERIGVPMVLDIHHHNCHSDGEDWTEYLPRIIQTWGERTPKMHMSSPKSANDFRAHADDIDPEAFLTFVSALADYNVDIILECKNKDDALFTLRRELKKKGVAVEAFTK is encoded by the coding sequence TTGATCCGTATGGGCTATGCCTGCATCAGTGTAAAGACGAAAAACAATCCAAACAAAAAAACGACAGTTGCCCAAGTAAATAAATTAGACCCACAAGCCCGATTAAAAAAACTGCGGCAAGTTATGCAGGTAAACTTTTTCAATTTAATGGATTTGCTTGCTTATAATGTTGAAAACAACATCTTTTTGTATCGACTTCCTTCCGAATTTGTTCCGCTTGCTACTCATCCAGTAGCAGCTGAATGGGATTGGGCAAAAGAATTCGCATGGGACTTCCAAAAGGCAGGGAATTATATCCGCAATCATGGTATTCGTTTGACAGCTCATCCCGGACATTACAGTATATTGAACAGCGACAAGCCTTCTGTGCTGGAATCGACGATTGCCGATTTTTCCTACCATGCAAAAGTGTTTGATTTACTGGGACTCGACGACAATTCCGTCCTGGTGACTCATGTGGGAGGGGTATACGAAGACAAAGCCTCTTCTCTCGATCGTTTTGCATCCAACTTCGAGCGGCTTCCCGAAAACGTCAAGCGACGTTTAGTCGTGGAAAACGATGACACGTCTTTTACCATGCGCGAGGTACTGGAGCTGTGCGAACGGATCGGTGTGCCGATGGTGCTCGATATTCACCACCACAACTGCCATTCTGATGGCGAGGATTGGACGGAATACCTTCCACGCATTATTCAAACCTGGGGAGAGCGAACACCAAAGATGCATATGTCCTCACCTAAGTCAGCGAATGACTTTCGGGCTCATGCAGACGATATTGACCCAGAAGCGTTCCTTACATTTGTCAGTGCGCTTGCGGATTACAATGTGGACATCATATTGGAATGCAAAAACAAAGATGATGCTCTATTTACTTTAAGACGCGAGTTAAAGAAAAAAGGAGTCGCTGTTGAAGCATTTACGAAATGA
- a CDS encoding acyl-CoA thioesterase — protein sequence MNVKTTQESRTIQASLVQPSDTNYHGTIFGGTMMAYIDEVAAIVAMRHSRRPVVTASIDSIDFLAPVKMGHSICLEAYVSSTGRTSMEVFVKVISENLQTGKRILTATSFLTFVALDEEGNPTEVPAIAPETEEEERLMATAEERKKMRKERKGNLQDFVSQLNIEKNI from the coding sequence ATGAACGTCAAGACAACTCAAGAATCTCGTACAATTCAGGCATCACTGGTTCAGCCATCTGATACGAATTACCATGGGACTATTTTTGGTGGTACGATGATGGCTTATATAGATGAGGTAGCTGCAATCGTTGCGATGCGACATTCGCGTCGCCCTGTTGTGACAGCATCGATTGACTCGATTGACTTTCTTGCTCCCGTGAAAATGGGACATTCCATCTGCCTGGAAGCGTATGTTTCGTCAACAGGCAGAACGTCTATGGAGGTTTTCGTAAAAGTTATCTCGGAAAATCTCCAGACTGGCAAGCGCATTTTGACCGCGACATCTTTTCTCACCTTTGTTGCCCTGGATGAGGAAGGGAACCCGACTGAGGTGCCAGCCATTGCCCCTGAAACAGAGGAAGAAGAGAGATTGATGGCCACTGCGGAAGAGCGCAAGAAAATGCGCAAGGAACGAAAAGGGAATCTGCAAGATTTTGTGAGCCAATTGAACATCGAGAAAAACATATAA
- a CDS encoding aldo/keto reductase, with the protein MKYRRLGKTDLNVSVIGVGTWQFGGEWGMDFSQEAVDQILDKAKDLGINLIDTAECYGDHLSEQLIGGYLKKNRREDWIVATKFGHHFHDKFSRTNHYGAAEVQQQLEKSLQALQTDYIDLYQFHSGPDEAFDNDDLWTYLDKQVQAGTIRHLGLSIAKNDNMHQTSAATSVNAKAIQVVYNRLDQKPEEGVFASCQQQDLGVLARVPLASGYLSGKYKPGSVFGGNDVRHRHDQEHVNKLLLQVEEIKKNEVPEGMDMAQWALAWCLKHPAVTTVIPGSKSPAQVEANAKAADYVSDEHPQATSK; encoded by the coding sequence ATGAAGTACCGCAGATTAGGAAAAACCGACCTGAACGTATCCGTAATCGGTGTAGGTACCTGGCAATTTGGCGGGGAGTGGGGAATGGATTTCTCCCAAGAAGCTGTTGACCAGATTCTCGACAAAGCAAAAGATCTCGGCATCAACTTGATTGATACAGCAGAATGCTACGGAGATCATCTGTCTGAACAGCTTATCGGGGGATATTTGAAAAAAAACCGCCGCGAAGACTGGATTGTGGCGACGAAATTCGGACATCATTTTCATGACAAATTTTCGCGAACCAATCATTACGGAGCAGCTGAAGTTCAGCAACAATTGGAAAAATCGCTGCAAGCCTTGCAGACCGACTATATTGACTTGTACCAATTCCACTCGGGACCAGACGAGGCTTTTGACAATGATGACTTGTGGACCTACCTCGACAAACAGGTGCAGGCAGGAACGATCCGTCATCTCGGCCTCTCGATTGCGAAAAATGACAACATGCATCAAACATCTGCCGCTACCTCGGTGAATGCAAAGGCAATCCAAGTGGTGTACAATCGTCTGGATCAAAAGCCGGAAGAAGGTGTTTTTGCTTCCTGCCAGCAGCAAGACCTGGGTGTGTTGGCTCGCGTTCCGTTGGCGAGTGGTTATTTGAGCGGAAAGTATAAGCCAGGGTCTGTATTTGGTGGCAACGATGTGCGGCATCGACACGATCAGGAGCATGTCAACAAGCTGCTGCTCCAAGTAGAAGAAATCAAGAAAAATGAAGTTCCAGAAGGTATGGATATGGCGCAGTGGGCATTGGCGTGGTGCCTCAAGCATCCGGCTGTCACTACCGTGATCCCAGGCAGCAAGAGCCCAGCGCAGGTAGAGGCGAATGCCAAAGCAGCTGACTATGTGAGCGATGAGCATCCACAAGCGACGTCGAAATAA
- a CDS encoding deoxynucleoside kinase → MSRFQSSTLREKYGIPNNAVITIGGTVGVGKSTFTHALADQLGFRVSVEKVDNNPYLGRYYNDLSRWGFHLQIFFLAERFKEQKRMFDYGGGFVQDRSIYEDTGIFARMLYEQGNMTEEDYRTYTELFEAMVMTPYFPHPDILIYLEGSFDDIIGRVKERGRPMEQQTPVDYWQDLFGRYDSWIASFTSCPILRVNINEYDVVEDPSSVESIIARAAEKIRIGRATRFSS, encoded by the coding sequence ATGTCGAGGTTTCAAAGCAGCACGCTTCGTGAAAAATACGGGATACCAAACAACGCAGTGATTACGATCGGGGGGACAGTAGGGGTAGGAAAATCCACCTTTACACATGCCTTGGCAGATCAGCTCGGATTTCGTGTGTCCGTAGAAAAGGTTGACAATAACCCGTATTTGGGCCGTTACTATAACGATTTATCGCGTTGGGGCTTCCATTTGCAAATTTTCTTTTTGGCAGAACGCTTTAAGGAACAAAAACGGATGTTTGATTATGGCGGCGGTTTTGTTCAAGATCGCTCCATCTATGAGGATACCGGGATTTTTGCCCGCATGCTGTACGAGCAAGGCAACATGACAGAAGAAGATTACCGCACTTATACAGAACTTTTTGAAGCGATGGTTATGACGCCTTACTTCCCGCACCCGGATATTTTAATCTATTTAGAGGGAAGCTTCGATGATATTATTGGCCGCGTAAAAGAGCGCGGGCGTCCGATGGAGCAACAAACGCCGGTGGATTACTGGCAGGATTTGTTTGGCCGCTATGATAGCTGGATTGCCTCCTTTACTTCCTGTCCGATTTTGAGAGTCAATATCAACGAATACGATGTTGTGGAGGACCCATCTTCGGTAGAGAGCATTATTGCTCGGGCTGCTGAAAAAATTCGGATTGGACGAGCTACCCGCTTTTCATCATAA
- the splB gene encoding spore photoproduct lyase, giving the protein MGTTLLERPEKTEQKGSKLFVPDYIFVEPNALNYPLGQELYRHFQKEGIPMQMTTSHNQVRGIPGDTEVEKYRNAKRTLVIGVRKTLKFETSKPSAEYAIPLATGCAAHCHYCYLNTNIGTKPYVRVYVNTDEILAQAEKYIQERPGEITRFEAACTSDPVSIEHLTGNLKRAIEFMGQQEFGRLRFVTKFHHVDSLLDAKHNKHTRFRFSMNADYVIKNFEPGTSSFHQRLEAAGKVAKAGYPLGFILAPLYWFDGWEAGYTDLLERLRSQLVPEAMEDLTFELIQHRFTKIAKSLILQRYPKTKLEMKEEERKYKWGKYGKGKYVYPDIQAKALQAHLESEIARLFPQARVEYFT; this is encoded by the coding sequence ATGGGAACGACCCTTTTGGAAAGACCTGAAAAGACGGAGCAGAAAGGCAGCAAGCTGTTTGTTCCAGATTATATTTTCGTCGAGCCAAATGCACTGAATTATCCACTTGGTCAAGAGCTGTATCGCCATTTTCAAAAGGAAGGGATTCCGATGCAGATGACGACCAGTCATAATCAGGTCCGTGGCATCCCTGGGGATACGGAAGTGGAGAAATATCGCAATGCGAAGCGGACATTGGTCATTGGTGTACGCAAAACATTGAAGTTCGAGACCTCCAAGCCTTCCGCAGAATATGCCATTCCACTGGCAACCGGATGTGCTGCCCACTGTCACTATTGCTATTTGAACACAAATATCGGGACAAAGCCGTATGTTCGGGTGTACGTCAATACAGATGAGATACTTGCGCAGGCCGAGAAGTATATCCAAGAACGCCCAGGTGAGATCACTCGTTTTGAGGCAGCCTGTACATCCGATCCAGTTAGCATTGAGCATCTTACGGGCAATCTGAAAAGAGCAATTGAGTTTATGGGCCAGCAGGAGTTTGGGCGGTTGCGCTTCGTGACCAAGTTTCACCACGTGGATTCCTTGCTGGATGCCAAGCACAACAAGCATACCCGATTTCGTTTCAGCATGAATGCCGACTACGTCATCAAAAATTTCGAACCAGGCACCTCCAGCTTTCATCAGCGACTGGAGGCCGCAGGGAAGGTAGCCAAGGCCGGTTATCCACTCGGCTTTATTTTAGCGCCTTTGTATTGGTTTGACGGATGGGAAGCAGGGTATACCGATTTGCTCGAAAGGCTGCGTTCACAGTTGGTTCCCGAAGCGATGGAGGATTTGACGTTCGAGCTGATCCAGCACCGTTTTACCAAGATCGCCAAAAGCTTGATCCTCCAGCGCTATCCGAAAACGAAGCTGGAGATGAAGGAAGAAGAACGCAAGTACAAATGGGGAAAATATGGGAAAGGCAAGTATGTCTATCCCGACATCCAAGCAAAGGCGTTGCAGGCCCATTTGGAAAGTGAAATTGCCCGACTGTTTCCGCAAGCTCGCGTGGAATATTTTACGTAA
- a CDS encoding RNA polymerase alpha subunit C-terminal domain-containing protein: protein MTTSKKTVRTCANGHSYMKSSDCPTCPICEQERKPDMGFLSLLSAPARRALEHNGITSLEHLASYSEKEILKFHGMGPASMPKLRTALNEKGLSFKNE from the coding sequence ATGACAACTTCCAAAAAAACGGTAAGAACTTGCGCGAATGGTCATTCATACATGAAAAGTAGTGATTGTCCGACTTGCCCAATCTGTGAGCAAGAACGCAAACCGGATATGGGATTTCTTTCTCTGCTCTCGGCACCAGCAAGAAGGGCATTGGAACACAATGGCATCACTTCCTTGGAACACCTCGCTAGTTACAGCGAAAAAGAGATCCTGAAATTTCATGGGATGGGGCCAGCATCTATGCCGAAACTTCGGACAGCATTAAACGAAAAGGGATTGTCATTCAAGAATGAATGA